In Corylus avellana chromosome ca8, CavTom2PMs-1.0, the genomic stretch TATGAGGCTGGGCAACAAGACCTTGGCCCTCAATATAGAGGCTCGTGTCACTGAATTTGCCAGTTAAGTGCAATTGTTTGAGCTTTTGGAGATTGACAGGAAGTCCAGAAGGGAAGGTTGCACAACAATGGGGCCTAGTGCTCGGATATGATAATTCCACATTCTTACCCGAGTCAAACAACCTTTTATTTACTTTAAGCCGTTCCATGGTTTCTTCACACTGCTTAACCAATGACACCACTTCAAAATGTAAGCCCAGAGCCCTCAAGAAACCAAGTTGTGACTCTGGAATCTACGACAAACATAAACACGAGCACCATTAGAATCTAAAGCTCCATAACAAAGTTACAACAGACATAGCTACGAGTATTTGAAAGTCAGGGAAATAAAAAAGGGCATATGAGACTCAGGAAAATAAAGTACCTGGGTGCGGCCTGTGTAGATATATTGAAGAAGCGCATGGAGAACTGGATAATTTACATCCTTAAGGTGGACAACATCTTCGGACGAACTCAAAGGAAAATTACCTGATGCTTCCAAGATAGCCTTGTGAGCAGGTACCGGTCTTTCCTCGGTGTCAACAATGAAAACCATGTCAGATAATTCCCAACTCTCAAGAAAATTTGCAAGACCCCATTTCTCATAATCTGTGAACTCATTTTTCAAATCTTCTTCCGCATCCTCCTCAACTTCTAATTCACCACAATCCACATGCTGCCGCAAAGATATATGATTATGCCTTAAAGGCAACACATTCACATTTCTATAGCCTACATGTTTATCCCAGCTACTAAGCCCAACATACTGAACGCTACAATTCGGATTCGAATCTAGCCACTGAAAGACCAGATTCTGAAAAGGGTATCTTCCCTTACCAATACTTATCAACCCGTCGTAGATACTGATCCAATAGCTTTGAAACGCCGAGGAAGAACAAAGCCCAACACCCGCCACATCAACCACAGGTTTCCCATCTACCTCAATTTTCAACCTCTTATTCCTATGACTACCCAATATAATTGTATAGTGAGGACTATTATCCCTTTTGTAATGGTAGTGTTGGCTTCCGACATTCTCCCGGAAAACCAGGGTGACATCGTTGTGAGCAAAAGCCTCAAAAGCTACACAACCCCTCCCGGCTTCCCGAAATTTCAAATCCTTTCGCCAAGTACACTCAAAGGGTGCCACTGTAAGGAActtcttctctttcatttcCATCATCTTTCCTTGTACAAGAACCCAATTTCTTTTCACTCTCCCTACACACTAACACTGGAAAAATCGACAATTTCTATAGGAACCTTACATAATGAGAGAGACACCACCTTGTCTATCTGAAGACAAAAGGACAAGTTTTTATTAAAGCAACAAGACAGACATCTCATGTAAAAGACACTCATCAAATTCAATTTACCATGAATACgcaaaaatgtgaatttttgtGCTAAAATTCAACCACCATATCTCTAGTGGTAAGAGACTGACGCAAAAGTTTTTTGAGTtgttaaataaattattacagTTCAACTGTTCAAGCATGCTATCTAAGGGTAACCCAGAAATTGCTAGAAGCCTCCCCACTTGACACCAAAAGATCTAAAACCACTATAAACGACAAGTATCAATCAGAAGCTCGCTCTCAATCCTACACCGCATTCTTATCCAAGTACACGACCAGGACAAAAATATATTAGAGAAACCTCATATAAGgccaaaaacaccaaaaatttgGCAAATGAAAGTCATGGGTATTGATtagaacagaagaaaaaaaaatcaggaatgGATCAAAATCCACCTCAAAATTCCATTGATAAATGGGAAGTCTTTTCATGGTGAGTATTTTCCTTACCTGGTTAAAGATTCATGGGGCCATCTTTGTCAGGGAATCGCAGAACAAGGACCCGCGCACGAACGCAGatattttctacaatttggaGAGCAATTTCGTAGTTTTTGGGTGTAGGTGGGCTCCCATTGATACAAATAGTGGGTGGTTTGCAAGTCCGCCATTGGGTTGCGTAAAATTTCTGGCTGTGAAAGGGTCTGACAGATGGAAAGTGAAACGTGGCAGCTGGGCATGAATTGCGGTGTGAGAGGAAATTTTTGGAGTATTGTTTTTGTTGAAAGGCAACGTCGATGGGTAATATTGTCATTAGCTATTATCTTATTCAATAGCCACCTTTGTGTTCCTTTCCTTGCACAGAAAAAACCATGAGGGGGTGTGTAGTGACGATAACTTGTGGTCGTTTGTATCGGGTTTGAATTTGGTTTAagcacttctttttctttttctttttttaatttattttttcaacaacCCCATAtctaatttcaagtttttttactAGAAAGATATTAATGAAATTAGAGATAAGCTATTTAAAAACTACATGAAATGtgatttaggtttttttttttttttttttaagcacttAAAGCCAAATCTATTTTAAGTTAGTTGTATCGACACAtgaatataatattacatacgTCAATCATACttcgatttatttaattaaatggattaaaCCCATCAATCTTAACTTGTTAAATTTGCGTTGTGTTCGTGTATAATTTGTaggtcgtgtaaaaaattgttaactcTAAATATTGCTTATCAGGTTTGGGTTATATTGAGACATGTgtataagaatatatatgtttaactttaattcaattcatttaataaaaCAGGTCAAACTCTTAAACCATAACTCCAAAATTCATGTTAAATTCATGTCAAGTTTGCAGTTTGCTTCAAAAATTGTAAGTTTAAGATTGTCTAAGCTTTAAgatcaaattaataatttaatttagaagGGATCGCTAGCATTGAAGTGTTTTTAGGACCtaactatattttaaaaaaatttcgatactaatttgtttttttgtgtgtcCCAACAATATCTCACATAAGATTTGTTTTGTCACGTGAGACTCAACTTGCTTGAACTATTATTTAAGTAGGTGAgacattttccaaaatatttcaaaGAATTTCCTTATATTCtacaaaaatgaaacaaaagcaGTAAGATGCGAATGTTAGGAGATTTCTTTTTCGTATTTCGATCCTTCTTTGGTGATTCGATCAATCCGTTCTCAATCTTTATGTAAAATTATCTGAAATAAGAATTATTTCAAAAGATATCGAATAAATCCTATAATAAAGATATTAGATGCCGTCTAGTTAGTAAAATCCGTTGTAGTCTAGTTGGTTAGGATACTCGGCTCTCACCCGAGAGACCCGGGTTCAAGTCCCGGCAACGgaatttttacatattttttcgcttttgtttttgtttcttgtcgTTTTTGGTGCAATTCTTACTTGTGGTAATGATTATTTCATCATATCTTCATTTTACACTAACTTGAttcttctctccatttcaaatatcATTCTCTTATTTTCTATCCGCTTCAATTTACTACTCTAAATAATCTTCCATTGGCATTATCACTAGTTTATATTGTGTTCTCACTTGGTTTTAATGCTTATTATCTCCTCTTTGGTCCAGCATCTACAGTTTAAACAGACAGATAATGCATGCCCGTTCAAATTCAAGTAGATAGTATAAATGCAAAGCTCATCTGCTGCGTGAAATCACCTCAATAGATTATAAAATGCTTTGAGCATAAATGGCCGAGTTCAAGTAGAGAGTATAAATGCTTTGAGCCATCTATCTGTGGAACATGgattaacaaaacaaactaaTGAACATTGACTTTATCATTCATTAGAGGACAATATCCAAAACAAGTTTTAAAAAGAACTGAAATTATTTTCCTctacaaaaggaaaaagagaaaaaaaagaagaagaggaaatcCCTCTTATGTTTATAAAAGACTGATTTTTGGAATACGATATTAGAACCCAGGGGCAACTTTTGTTGCTCAATTGAACCCCAACCAACCCCCAAGTGCCTAGTTTAGTTAGTCTTGTGTTTGATGCATCATCATCTGTGTCTTTGCCCTGGCTCATCATCTGGTCCCCAAGAGAAAGTTAGCAGGATCAGTTTTTGCAGCATAACCATACTTAGAAGTATTATACTTCCGGTGAACACCAGTGAGCTTCCCTGTGCCAGATTTCTGGTGGAAATCAACCATCATCCTTGCGCATTCCCTAtacaaacagaaaaagaaatgcATCCAGTTAATTGCACTGATTCATAAACTTGTAATAATGATATGAAGACAAAATAATCGCTTACAATAGTTGCTCCTCCGAGTAGCTGGTGTACCACTCGCAGGTTTTGCTCCACTGCTTAAAGCCACCGAGGGTACATTTAGCTGTAAATATTGCGGCAGCAGCCAACAGAGAAGGTGAAAACTTCACCATCTCATATTCAACCAGGCACATTTCGATCAGGAAGAACGAGAGCAGCTCGAGCTGATTCAAGGTCACAATAAAATCTCTCTAATCAAAATCATTGCTAAATATACAACTGTACAGTTTAGctgatttattttatattatataccttCTTGTCAGCTTCAGCAGCTTTGAGAAACCTCCTCATAAACACATATGGCGTGGGAACCGAGAGGTTGAACTGTAGGGAATTGACCATAAGCTTCTCCTGCATGGCATATAATAAGTGAATCATATGCTCTCATCTTAATTATGTTTAAAGAGTATGTAAAACAAAATGCTTCTAGTTAAATCTACCATCTCAAGCACTTCTTTTCTGCTGTAAGCCCTGTCAGAAATCACAATGAAATCCTCCACAACAGGAACAGCAACTTCTTCGTATTTGCAGGCTAGAAGCATCGCTGTTACTCCGACAAGCTGGAGTTTCTTCCTCACCACTGGTTGAGCAGCTAAGAATCTATCAATCAGGTTTACAGTAAGAAATAAGGTCTCATCCATCAGTTCAAACTTGTAGTGCACCTGTAATTTTATTCATTAACTCGTTAGTGATTTCAGTTAAACTAGATGAGACCATATACCATATCCTAGATTTAAGCCACTAAAACGAAGTTTAATGTACCTCAATCAGCCAATCAATGAGTATAGCTCTCATCCTCTCGTTAATATCAGATTGCTGTGCCATGTAGTTTGCTGGGACACAACTAGAACTCTGCAAGGGAACattgaacaaaaatattaattaatacattGTAATTGTATTATGAACCAGCTATTCATCAACCAAACTCCCAATTACTGCATCAGTAAGCGTTCTACTATCTAGGACCACAAACTCCCACCTTGTCTATAAAAAAttcacaagttttttttttttttttttttaataacaccTTCCTTGACAgtcttccatatatatatatatatatatatatatatataagcctaaaccctaaaccctaaaccctaaattcaCTTAATTAATAAGCCTTATACGTTCCTACAAGGCCCAAAAATTCTCACCTACAATATGATAGTCAACGGTTTCAAAATGATCGTCTAAATAGATATcaaattaatttgatgctaaaaaaaataaaagaactcGGACTTAAACAGGACTACCAAAGCAGTTTCATGATTAAACGAAACTCAAATGAAGCAGGTAGAGTGGAGATTTAGTATCACCTCTGCTTCCTTGTAGTATGTATATAAATCATTAATATACTCAACAACTGCAAGCTGGTTCTTTTTATCGCAGCTGTCTATGTCAAGAACTGGCTCTTCGGCTATATCTTCCATTTCTACCTCCTGCTGGAaatcaaaacacattaataCCATTCCAACCAAACATTTTAAGTAAAAGGAGAGGAGCAGAAAATACCATTCGATAAATCTCCTCCAGCATTGCTTCTGTGTGTTGCACAAACATTGGCAGATCACTAGTCGCCTTGTAGTCTTCCACATCTATGATGGTACAGTAGTCTTCAGACTCACTAGGATTTGGGACCAACTGGACTGGTTTCTCAGTTTCCTAATAAATCAATCCAATCTTAAAACCGACCTCATGTACCCAAATCAACTATCTTCAATGATCACAGTAATAGTACCTCTGATATAGGTTGCTGCGCATTCGACATCTGGGCAGCAAACttcctaaaaatgaaaaagaaaagcaaaaatcaaaagccaaagaaaaaagaaaaacttttaaGCACAAGAAACATTTTGGAGAAGATAACTGACCTAGTAATTGGTCGATGTCCCGGAATCGGTGGTTTCTTACTGCAATCTGGATGCTTTCTGTTTACCAAACCGAAAGTTCTATTAAGTTTCTTTGTCTTTTACAATCTTTTGATTACAGTATAAAAGTAACGCGCCTATTTCACCCACTCGAATTAAGTTGCTAataattttgcaagaaaaaaaggcaacagaaattttttaaaaaaaagtttagatctttcattttcttctacttTCCTCTGGTTTTTCCCATTTTGACCAAATGGACACTAGGTTTTAAGTACTTACTCagaaaaaacatttttgctGACCGCATAAGGGTAAGGAAGAGCTCCTTCTATATTCTTGTTAATGTTGCTCAATGCTCTCCGGTTGTGTCCAACCCGCAAACCCATTTTTCCACCACCAGCATGAAATCCACCTTCTGATTCACAGTAAAAAAgtgcccaaaaaacaaaaaaaatcctatttttCAGACTAGGGCTTAGAGCCTAAACATAGAAATTTCACAACCAAATCCGGGCCTAGTACCTTGAAAATTTGTGAGTCTGATCCCGCCCGGATTGTTTTCGTCTGATCCAGCCATTTCTCTAACAAAAAAAGACGAAAACAAAGATTCAGAATCCAATCGCAAAAACACAAACCCAAATGCAAATCCCACAATCGCAAAGTTGAGAAAGAACGCCGAAAGCCCTCGATCGAAAATCGAAccagaaagaaaatagaaaagaaccCAATCAAGAACTGAAATTCACAAGTAACACCCAGATCGTTAAATTCCAAATCCCACCAACATACATTAAGAAAAATCCACGGATTCCCTTTACCGATtccaatcaaacaaacaaaaaattccaaacTAAAATACTCCTTTGAGCCCCTGACACGATCTTTCTTGAAAcgccaaagaaaaaagagagactCTTCAGAAAAACTCCATCAAAACTCCAagcgatctctctctctctctctctctctcactctcccacTCCCTTCTCTGAGCCTTTCTCGTTCTTCAGGTTTTTGGGGTTTAtccccaaacaaaaaaaaaaaaaaagagagaggaaattGGACGAACTGTATGAGCAAGATTAGGACCCAATGAGGGAATATATGTGTCCGCTCTCCAAATTTTTAAATCCAACGGCTAGTGAACAGTAGCCGTCCGATCTCCCAGATTGAAAAGTCGCGTTCTTCCGTGTCCGCCCTAACGGCTACATTCGCATGTGCTTTTCAAATTTTCACAGCACACTTTAACACATTTACATGCCTTCAAAAGGTAGGGTGTATTTAAAGCTATCCTCTGTGGTTTTATTAGTCTTACTTAATTCGTCTCCATCACAGATTTTGCCACGTAGCGTGAAAGTCAAACACTCAATGGCTTATATTTCACGTTCCCTCTACTTGTTAATTATCAcggtattgatttttttgttttttttggtaggtAGCAATTTAGCATGCGCTCTAGAGCACTATGGAGTGGGATTGAGCGGGGTGTTTTGAAATACTAGAATGACACGTAATGAAGGTGCTAACCGTTGACATTGATGGTCTTTTCATGATCAAACATGGTCGATTTCATTGAAATTGGGGCAATTCAAAAGAGATTGTAGAGGTCTTTTATCGGAAACAACCCCTTAAAATTGCTACTAATAGGGGgcttatataattttctttttataagttGCCTGAATTTCATGGGCATGCTAAATATAAGAGATTCTTATCTTTGTATAAAATAGGTTTGACTTGATTGTAATTGTGAGAAGTTTTTAATAGGATCTATTTGTCCGAACATGTGCTTGGTTATGTGGGCTTTatagggttttttctttctttttttactcaATTAAACCACACTTACAGAAAATAATTGTAGAAAATTTCAGTTCACTCAACACTTAGACGGTCCAAATTGCTTGCAATTCGAATAACTACACACAGAGAGAGGCTATGAGCTCACCTTCCCAAAGTGCATATCTTATTTGTCCGAAACAACTAATTATAAGGAATTTCTATCCATCTGTATTACCCCACAGTTTGTAAATTGTAACGGACAACATTTAATGTTAGTTGGTTGGTGGGAATATTAAGGTATTATTTCAAAGTGAGTTTTAATTGCACATTCTTCTTTGTGTTTATCCTTCTAATTAATAGTATTAAAGCTTATCATAACAATAAGGTAAATTGTGCAGATGATGACATAGATACATATGCTTGAAAAGTTAATTCAAGATAGGGTTTCAATTTGAACGAACGTAATCCCAGTATCCCACCTacattgattttgatttaaaagataattgaTTGGATAAAACGGTCAAGGCAATGCTAGCTCAAGTTGTTGCTCGTGCTGCAGACAACAAAACAATAATAGATAACGATATTGTCTTTTTCAACGGCTACTAATTATTGATGTCACATTTTCTGAACAATTTCCCTCTTGGCAAAACTGCCCAAAGTCCTCCTCATCAGTTTGAGCTCCTGCTGGGTTAGAGGGCCTTGATTCATGAAGTATCATATTGGGCTCAAATCTGACCCGTAACCAGACCAAAATTTGATAATCCATTGATCCAGACCCATTAAAAAGCTTTTTGGTTCACAGATTTCCACCcacaatttctctttcattatTGTTGGGCAATCTGACCCAACAAATAAAAGTATAGGGCCTATAGGCAGAAAAGGGCCCAAATGATTCTTCACCAACAAGACACAAGAATTGCCGGACAAGTGGACAAGTTAAtggctggcaaaacaggtactGTCATTACCTGTTTACGAcccatttattttatgcatttttttttataataaggttcATCTAGGCGTTATAAAGAATAGTTAGATAAACATGTATCTGTTTATTTGCCACGTACCTATTTTGTCAACCCTGTCAAACAGCCACTTTCAAGTACAACTCTATTTTTTGATATCACAACTCTCTCAAGATGCCATTTACCATACAATAAAATGTGTAaaatgtgttaaaatattaattaaataattaatttttttagttataattttaaaataattggtgATGATAGTATtagggcaatttttttttaaaaaaaaaattaaaacttttagaataaatggtaatttatcATTATATATACTAAAATATTCATCTGGTTTAGTAGTTTCAGATGCGTTTAAAATCgtgagattttaaaaatgcatcattttatttaccatttaaaaacataaaagaatcaacaatttttttttttttttttttattccaaatgTAATCTAGTTTTTtcgattttatttaaaatcacGTGTAAAAGGGGTAAGTACAAATACACCTAcaacaaataaattattaaatataacaaaTCTGAACGCTAATGTACAGCGTGGACGTTGTTCCGGAAGTAACTAACTTTCGAACTAGTTTCTATTTAAAGCTCCAAGACTCGGCAAAATGCATTAAAACGAACAAAAACCCGAAAAGCCCGCGAAAACCTTCTCACCCACAAAGAAAGAAACACACAGCACCGCAATCCATGGagattagggttagggtttctttctctttccctcaATCCTCCTGATCATGGCCACCGTGCTGTtgaattagaaaagaaaagaaaagaaaaaaaaaaaatagaacccCTAGTATAGTGCAGAGCGATTATATAGCTCTGCAAAAGCCCTGGAAATCGGAGCTTTCTCGGTAGTGTATAGGTTGCAGATCCATGGTGATGGATGAAGAGAGGGAAGACGGAGGAGGAGAGGAAGCTCTGGAGGAAATTAACGTTTTGGGCGAGTCAAATCAGCCGGATAAATTGGATGTGGTTCAAGAGATAGTGGGTGTGATTGAATCTGTGGCTCAGTTTGGAGAGTACAGAAGGACACAGAAGAAAGCATGCTACGGAATTGTTAGGCGCATGAAGCTCTTGTTGCCACTTTTTGAAGAGATCAGGGACCTCGAAACTTCGATTCCGGAGACGGGTATTGCTTGGTTGTGTAATTTGAAGAAGGCGCTTCTTTTGGCGAAGAGGTTGTTGAAAACTTGTAACGAGGGGAGCAAGATTCATCTGGTTAGAATTTTGAAGCTTTTTCTGTCATTTCTTTGAAAATGGGtgttaggaatttaggattttgtttttcttttcctatgtTTCCTAATTGATCTGCTCATAATTTAGGCATTGGAAAGCGAGGCGGTGATGATCAGATTTTATGCCGTCCATGAAAAGTTAATTCAAGCTTTGGATGGTTTACCTAGCGATGAACTTGGGGTCTCCGATGAAGTGAAAGAACAggtacttttctttttgtttttgatctTTTAGGGGGTTGCATTTTTCAATATGAATTATGTCTCAAATAATCATAAGCATTAAAAAATGATTGGCTCACATGGGAAGCATCATTTCCCCTGTTTCTCTTCTTTAGGCCATTGGAGGTTTTCTGATGTTGCCATTTTGGGTAATGAAATGTAATTGAGAGATACAAAGACATGAAGGGTTTGCAGAGATTTAAGTCAGTAGTTTGATTGCTACGGTCAAGATTATGAGATTATGAACATGTGTCTACTTCGAAATTATAGCCAATTCTTTTAACTTTCTGCAAGAATATAATATCCAAGTACTTATGCTTATTTCTGTGTTCAGCTTGAGCTAATGTGCTTGCAACTTAGAAGAGCAAGGAGGCGAACGGATACACAGGACATAGAACTAGCAATGGATATGATGGTGGTATTTTCTAAAACGGATGACAGGAATGCTGACAGTGCCATAATAGAAAGATTAGCAAAAAAGCTGGATCTGCATACAATTGAGGACCTTAATAGAGAGACAATAGCTGTAAGGAACCTTGTCAGAGAAAGAGGGGGGCAAAATGCAGAGACTACCCAACATATCATTGACCTTCTGAACAAATTTCGACAAGTTGCAGGCATGGAAGCAACTAATGTTCTTGACGATCCTGTTATGCCTAAAATGCTTGCCAAGTGCCCTTCTTTATTGATCCCTCATGAATTCCTCTGTCCAATCACACTCGAGATTATGACAGATCCTGTTATTGTTGCAAGTGGGCAGGTAATATCTTTGTGCCAAATGGAATCCTCTTATTTTCCTTACCTTTTATTTTCCAGTTGAGCAATTCAAGTAGTAGTTGAATAGGGGAAAGcaaaaataagtataaaagaaGCAATGTAAGAGCTACAAGTAGATAGGACAAAATGGCTATATTCAGTTTAATTGAATTTCTTAAGAACTTCAAGCATGAAAAAGGCagattttactttctttctattttttttctttcccatctGAAGTTTACATTTGCATGATTTATGTTAGTAGATAATTGTAACACTAAAGAAACTAAtattacgttttttttttatttggtaccatattttatttcattattcaTCGAAGACATACGAGAGAGAAAGCATACAGAAGTGGTTTGACTCCAACCACAGGACCTGTCCAAAGACCAGGCAAACTCTGGCTCACCTGTCATTAGCACCAAATTATGCTCTCAGGAATTTGATCTTGCAGTGGTGTGAGAAGAACAATTTTCGGCTTCCTAGGAAAGACAGCCGTGTAGGCCAGGATGCTTCCTCAGCCGAACACAAAGAGAAAATCTTGTCATTGGTTAAAGACCTATCTTCTTGTCTGCTAGAA encodes the following:
- the LOC132189210 gene encoding U-box domain-containing protein 15, giving the protein MVMDEEREDGGGEEALEEINVLGESNQPDKLDVVQEIVGVIESVAQFGEYRRTQKKACYGIVRRMKLLLPLFEEIRDLETSIPETGIAWLCNLKKALLLAKRLLKTCNEGSKIHLALESEAVMIRFYAVHEKLIQALDGLPSDELGVSDEVKEQLELMCLQLRRARRRTDTQDIELAMDMMVVFSKTDDRNADSAIIERLAKKLDLHTIEDLNRETIAVRNLVRERGGQNAETTQHIIDLLNKFRQVAGMEATNVLDDPVMPKMLAKCPSLLIPHEFLCPITLEIMTDPVIVASGQTYERESIQKWFDSNHRTCPKTRQTLAHLSLAPNYALRNLILQWCEKNNFRLPRKDSRVGQDASSAEHKEKILSLVKDLSSCLLEVQRKAVKKIRMLSKENPENRVLIAESGGIPPLVQLLSYPDSKIQEHAVTALLNLSINETNKKQISRKGAIPAIIEVLQKGSIEARENSAAALFSLSMLDENKETVGLSDGIPPLVDLLQNGTIRGKKDAATALFNLSLYQANKARAISAGIVPPLRQLVNDRNVGMVDEALSIFSLLATHPDGRQEIGQLSFIETLVQIIREGTHKNKECSTAVLLELGSNNSSFILAALQFGVYEHLIEITRSGTNRAQRKAKALLQLISNSEQIP
- the LOC132189209 gene encoding G2/mitotic-specific cyclin-2-like isoform X2 translates to MAGSDENNPGGIRLTNFQEGGFHAGGGKMGLRVGHNRRALSNINKNIEGALPYPYAVSKNVFSEKHPDCSKKPPIPGHRPITRKFAAQMSNAQQPISEETEKPVQLVPNPSESEDYCTIIDVEDYKATSDLPMFVQHTEAMLEEIYRMEVEMEDIAEEPVLDIDSCDKKNQLAVVEYINDLYTYYKEAESSSCVPANYMAQQSDINERMRAILIDWLIEVHYKFELMDETLFLTVNLIDRFLAAQPVVRKKLQLVGVTAMLLACKYEEVAVPVVEDFIVISDRAYSRKEVLEMEKLMVNSLQFNLSVPTPYVFMRRFLKAAEADKKLELLSFFLIEMCLVEYEMVKFSPSLLAAAAIFTAKCTLGGFKQWSKTCEWYTSYSEEQLLECARMMVDFHQKSGTGKLTGVHRKYNTSKYGYAAKTDPANFLLGTR
- the LOC132189209 gene encoding G2/mitotic-specific cyclin-2-like isoform X1; amino-acid sequence: MAGSDENNPGGIRLTNFQEGGFHAGGGKMGLRVGHNRRALSNINKNIEGALPYPYAVSKNVFSEKHPDCSKKPPIPGHRPITRKFAAQMSNAQQPISEETEKPVQLVPNPSESEDYCTIIDVEDYKATSDLPMFVQHTEAMLEEIYRMQEVEMEDIAEEPVLDIDSCDKKNQLAVVEYINDLYTYYKEAESSSCVPANYMAQQSDINERMRAILIDWLIEVHYKFELMDETLFLTVNLIDRFLAAQPVVRKKLQLVGVTAMLLACKYEEVAVPVVEDFIVISDRAYSRKEVLEMEKLMVNSLQFNLSVPTPYVFMRRFLKAAEADKKLELLSFFLIEMCLVEYEMVKFSPSLLAAAAIFTAKCTLGGFKQWSKTCEWYTSYSEEQLLECARMMVDFHQKSGTGKLTGVHRKYNTSKYGYAAKTDPANFLLGTR